One window of Watersipora subatra chromosome 3, tzWatSuba1.1, whole genome shotgun sequence genomic DNA carries:
- the LOC137391504 gene encoding uncharacterized protein: MRMMKLQSCTARCLGKAIPTGSVDYPDIIHDPLRDIYSPAVVKRHDLLARRTTPVTIEVFGSGIAVQERRGGELVNNWYPIENFYCSAGVVPDKGGKTRSVVFKGLQEKCKSPGQPIFAMVVRQPDSEGRRVLMCHAFLMDNNRETQKLVSATKEAYQNKAGWSSSGNDKEFLNAKLSYTVQKLNEQQENNIDHLKVLTEKREKQLSQKPKGVDFKTQPGIQKVQQSQTMATHHSLPQTQSMVVRRPPSVKSMKVRSAPQTPRTPRVVAAPVSSSVVVASVDTNVAPQSLRVPTERAKVLYQGFNTETLNSQSGKATSDIGYQSNVLSNNEPGHATFLSSLHGFQSTYKRNWAAETPRGHRILASSVPQEVANDFNNLPNSAAAFQPDTNGHIEPIVVGKKAEHSKYHRPSKKVLEKYLQQGDDEGRLRSSSQQERRQSKQLTDSDSSYSITKTPSQKATRELNGFLSSHEQADHEL; the protein is encoded by the coding sequence ATGAGAATGATGAAGTTGCAGTCATGTACTGCTCGATGCCTAGGAAAAGCGATACCAACAGGAAGTGTGGACTACCCTGATATCATACACGACCCTTTGAGAGACATTTATTCCCCAGCAGTAGTCAAACGACATGACCTTCTCGCTCGTCGAACCACCCCGGTGACTATAGAGGTATTTGGGAGTGGTATAGCAGTACAAGAGAGAAGAGGAGGTGAGCTTGTCAACAACTGGTACCCTATTGAAAACTTCTACTGCTCAGCAGGAGTTGTTCCGGACAAAGGAGGAAAGACTAGATCAGTAGTCTTTAAGGGATTGCAGGAAAAGTGTAAGTCACCTGGTCAACCTATATTTGCCATGGTCGTGAGGCAGCCAGATAGCGAAGGGAGACGAGTCCTAATGTGTCACGCCTTTCTCATGGACAATAATAGGGAGACACAGAAGTTGGTGAGTGCCACTAAAGAGGCATACCAGAACAAAGCAGGCTGGAGTTCATCTGGAAATGACAAAGAGTTTCTTAATGCAAAACTTTCTTATACGGTTCAGAAGTTGAATGAGCAGCAAGAGAACAACATAGATCATTTAAAAGTACTCACGGAAAAGAGAGAGAAACAATTGAGTCAGAAACCAAAAGGTGTTGACTTTAAAACACAACCAGGTATCCAGAAAGTTCAACAGTCTCAAACGATGGCAACTCACCATTCTCTACCACAAACTCAGTCTATGGTAGTACGACGACCTCCATCAGTGAAATCCATGAAAGTAAGAAGTGCACCTCAGACACCTCGTACACCACGAGTCGTGGCTGCGCCAGTTTCATCATCTGTTGTGGTCGCTAGTGTCGATACGAACGTGGCTCCCCAAAGTTTACGAGTACCAACAGAAAGAGCAAAGGTTTTGTATCAAGGTTTCAATACCGAAACGCTAAACAGTCAATCAGGAAAGGCAACTAGCGATATTGGCTATCAGAGCAATGTACTGTCCAATAATGAGCCAGGACATGCTACTTTCCTAAGCTCCTTGCATGGCTTTCAGTCAACATACAAACGAAATTGGGCAGCTGAGACTCCGAGAGGCCACCGAATACTTGCATCATCTGTGCCACAAGAAGTCGCCAATGACTTTAACAATTTGCCAAACTCGGCTGCAGCTTTCCAACCAGATACGAATGGTCACATAGAGCCAATCGTGGTGGGCAAAAAAGCTGAGCATTCAAAATATCACAGACCTTCAAAAAAGGTGTTGGAGAAATATCTACAACAGGGCGACGATGAGGGAAGGCTACGAAGTAGCTCACAGCAG